A DNA window from Rhizobium sp. NXC14 contains the following coding sequences:
- a CDS encoding DUF6101 family protein: MNNPVLKPVWAGTTLRLDPSRFPQQISYAIHDCSDDVSITIDERGAVLRKVLPSSGLPLSIALPRRVFKGVAARAIDHGDGEVTVTLELHHADPELCIPLLVAHDLSDIAADWRSWSEAFRIPMLMVEADGVARPLEDHIGALRTSDLKPRRRHSYFANRRPRFLVRRTTGQLGVAMKIEGKEIIARN, from the coding sequence ATGAACAATCCCGTTTTGAAGCCCGTTTGGGCTGGCACGACGCTGCGTCTCGATCCGTCCCGCTTCCCGCAGCAAATCAGCTACGCCATCCATGATTGTTCGGATGATGTCAGCATCACGATAGACGAACGTGGCGCAGTGCTGCGGAAAGTCCTTCCCTCCAGCGGTCTGCCGCTCTCGATTGCCCTGCCGAGGCGCGTCTTCAAGGGTGTCGCCGCCCGCGCCATCGACCATGGCGACGGCGAGGTCACCGTCACGCTCGAACTTCACCACGCCGATCCCGAGCTCTGCATTCCGCTGCTCGTTGCCCATGATCTCAGCGACATCGCCGCCGACTGGCGCAGCTGGTCGGAGGCCTTCCGCATTCCGATGCTGATGGTCGAGGCAGATGGCGTCGCCCGGCCGCTCGAGGACCATATCGGGGCGCTGCGCACCAGTGACCTCAAGCCGCGTCGCCGTCATTCCTACTTCGCCAATCGCCGTCCGCGCTTTCTCGTGCGTCGCACCACCGGGCAGCTGGGCGTCGCCATGAAGATCGAAGGCAAGGAAATCATTGCCCGCAACTGA
- a CDS encoding MipA/OmpV family protein — protein sequence MSHRSVVSISFLIAFSSVGSATAQESGQHFWSGDWYLSVGVAGFSAPKFEGSRRYEFRFSPLISAGRQGSAPRFSSRNDNPSLALMDNGTFRAGIVGKFVPSRVEGDGHELKGMKKVKWGAEAGGFVEVYPTDFLRARAEVRQGIRSHDGVVADLAVDAFTDIAPNLQLSGGPRATFATSGYYDAYYGVNAKQAAASGLDQYKPSSGIQSYGAGAALTWKATENLSASSFLEYKRLAGPAADSSLVRQRGSKNQVLIGVSATYRFNFSLQ from the coding sequence GTGTCTCATCGATCAGTCGTATCGATTTCTTTTCTTATTGCTTTTTCATCCGTTGGTTCGGCCACCGCGCAGGAAAGCGGCCAGCATTTCTGGTCCGGCGACTGGTATCTGAGCGTTGGTGTCGCCGGCTTTTCAGCGCCGAAATTCGAGGGTTCACGGCGTTATGAATTCCGGTTCAGCCCGCTGATTTCGGCCGGCCGGCAGGGCTCGGCTCCACGCTTTTCCTCGCGCAACGACAATCCGTCCTTGGCCCTCATGGATAATGGCACCTTCCGCGCCGGTATCGTCGGCAAATTCGTGCCTTCGCGCGTTGAGGGCGACGGTCACGAGCTGAAGGGCATGAAGAAGGTCAAATGGGGAGCGGAAGCCGGTGGCTTCGTCGAAGTTTATCCGACCGATTTCCTGCGCGCCCGCGCCGAAGTTCGCCAGGGCATCCGCTCGCATGACGGCGTCGTTGCCGATCTCGCCGTTGATGCCTTCACCGATATCGCCCCCAACCTGCAACTGTCAGGCGGTCCGCGCGCGACATTCGCCACCAGCGGCTATTATGATGCCTATTACGGCGTCAACGCCAAACAGGCGGCGGCGAGCGGGCTTGACCAATACAAGCCGTCATCGGGCATCCAGTCCTATGGCGCCGGTGCGGCTCTGACATGGAAGGCGACGGAAAACCTGTCGGCCAGCTCTTTCCTCGAATATAAGCGCCTGGCGGGTCCGGCGGCCGACAGCAGTCTCGTGCGGCAGCGCGGCTCGAAGAACCAGGTGCTCATCGGTGTCTCGGCGACCTACAGGTTCAATTTCTCTCTGCAGTGA
- a CDS encoding Tex family protein — protein sequence MAADLRFLAARISSEINARPDQAKAAIELLDEGATVPFIARYRKEVTGGLDDTQLRDLAERLVYLRELEARRDTIVESITGQGKMTEELMAKVAGAATKAELEDLYLPYKPKRRTRAEIARERGLGPLAEAILADRGREPAVLAEGFVTADVPDVKTALEGARDIIAEAIAENADLLGKLRAHMRQASLLKAKVVDGKQAAGEKFSDYFDHSERWATAPGHRALAMLRGWNEEVLTLTIEADAEAASPNKPVERMIAAAYEIGTSRPGDRWLMEVASWTWRVKLSMSLSLDLMRELRERAEEEAIHVFARNLKDLLLAAPAGSRATMGLDPGIRTGVKVAVVDGTGKVVATSTVYPFQPKNDVRGAQIELASLIRKHNVELISIGNGTGSRETEKLVADMLADLPAPKPTKVIVSEAGASVYSASATAAAEFPDLDVSLRGAVSIARRLQDPLAELVKIEPKSIGVGQYQHDVDQQKLSRSLDAVVEDAVNAVGVDLNTASAPLLARVSGLGPSIAEAIVRHRDSEGRFETRRDLLKVARLGGRTFEQCAGFLRIPNGKEPLDASSVHPEAYGVAKKIVAACGRDLRTLMGDSAILKSIDPRQFIDEKFGLPTVKDIIAELEKPGRDPRPSFKTATFAEGVHEISDLTPGMVLEGTVTNVAAFGAFVDIGVHQDGLVHVSQLADRFVKDPHEVVKAGDVVNVRVVEIDAKRKRIGLSMRRDDGSSASQARGDSRASQGARPQNERRPAAPKAEGQGAFGAALAEAMKRK from the coding sequence ATGGCCGCAGACCTCCGTTTTCTCGCAGCCCGCATCTCCTCCGAAATCAATGCCCGGCCCGACCAGGCCAAGGCCGCCATCGAGCTGCTCGACGAGGGGGCCACCGTGCCCTTTATCGCCCGCTACCGCAAAGAAGTGACGGGCGGGCTCGATGACACGCAGCTGCGCGATCTCGCCGAGCGGCTGGTGTACCTGCGCGAGCTCGAGGCCCGGCGCGACACGATCGTCGAATCGATCACCGGCCAGGGCAAGATGACTGAGGAGCTGATGGCCAAGGTCGCGGGTGCCGCAACCAAGGCGGAGCTCGAGGATCTCTATCTGCCCTATAAGCCGAAGCGGCGTACCCGCGCCGAAATCGCCCGGGAACGCGGCCTCGGCCCGCTTGCCGAGGCGATCCTTGCCGATCGCGGCCGGGAGCCAGCGGTGCTCGCTGAAGGCTTCGTCACGGCTGATGTGCCCGACGTGAAGACGGCGCTCGAAGGCGCTCGCGACATCATTGCCGAAGCCATTGCCGAAAATGCCGACCTGCTCGGCAAGTTGCGCGCCCATATGCGCCAGGCTTCGCTGCTGAAAGCCAAGGTCGTCGATGGCAAGCAGGCGGCGGGTGAGAAGTTTTCCGACTATTTCGATCACTCGGAACGCTGGGCGACCGCGCCCGGCCACCGGGCGCTTGCCATGCTGCGCGGCTGGAACGAGGAGGTGCTGACGCTGACGATCGAGGCCGATGCCGAGGCCGCCTCGCCGAATAAGCCGGTCGAACGGATGATCGCCGCTGCCTACGAGATCGGCACGAGTCGCCCCGGCGACCGCTGGCTGATGGAGGTCGCCAGCTGGACTTGGCGGGTGAAGCTTTCCATGTCGCTGTCGCTCGATCTGATGCGTGAGCTGCGCGAAAGGGCCGAAGAGGAAGCAATCCATGTCTTCGCCCGCAATCTGAAGGACCTGCTGCTGGCCGCTCCGGCCGGTTCGCGCGCAACGATGGGGCTCGATCCCGGCATTCGCACCGGCGTCAAGGTCGCTGTCGTCGACGGCACCGGTAAGGTGGTGGCGACATCGACCGTCTATCCCTTCCAGCCGAAGAACGACGTGCGCGGCGCCCAGATCGAACTCGCCTCGCTGATCCGCAAGCACAATGTCGAGCTGATCTCGATCGGCAACGGCACCGGCAGCCGCGAAACGGAAAAGCTGGTGGCCGACATGCTGGCCGATCTGCCGGCCCCGAAGCCGACCAAGGTCATCGTCTCGGAAGCCGGCGCCTCGGTCTATTCCGCCTCGGCGACCGCAGCGGCGGAGTTTCCCGATCTCGACGTATCGCTGCGCGGCGCCGTCTCCATCGCCCGCCGCCTGCAGGATCCGCTCGCCGAGCTCGTCAAGATCGAGCCGAAATCGATCGGCGTCGGCCAGTATCAGCACGATGTCGACCAGCAGAAGCTGTCGCGTTCGCTCGATGCAGTCGTGGAGGACGCAGTGAACGCCGTCGGCGTCGATTTGAACACCGCCTCGGCGCCGCTGCTCGCCCGTGTCTCCGGCCTCGGCCCGTCGATCGCAGAGGCCATCGTCCGCCACCGCGACAGCGAGGGCCGCTTCGAGACGCGGCGCGATCTGCTGAAGGTCGCACGCCTCGGCGGCCGCACCTTCGAACAATGCGCCGGCTTCCTGCGCATTCCGAACGGCAAGGAGCCGCTCGATGCCTCCTCGGTGCATCCCGAGGCCTACGGCGTCGCCAAGAAGATCGTCGCCGCCTGCGGCCGCGACCTGCGCACGCTGATGGGCGATAGCGCCATCTTGAAATCGATCGATCCGCGTCAGTTCATCGACGAGAAATTCGGCCTGCCGACGGTGAAGGATATCATCGCCGAGCTGGAAAAGCCCGGGCGCGACCCGCGTCCGAGCTTCAAGACCGCGACCTTCGCCGAGGGCGTCCACGAGATTTCCGACCTGACGCCCGGCATGGTGCTCGAAGGCACGGTCACCAATGTCGCGGCCTTCGGCGCCTTCGTCGATATCGGCGTGCACCAGGATGGCCTGGTGCATGTGTCGCAACTCGCCGATCGCTTCGTCAAGGACCCGCATGAGGTGGTCAAGGCGGGCGATGTCGTCAATGTGCGGGTCGTGGAAATCGATGCCAAGCGCAAGCGCATCGGCCTTTCGATGCGCCGCGACGATGGTTCTTCTGCGTCTCAGGCGCGGGGTGATTCTCGCGCAAGTCAGGGCGCCCGGCCGCAGAATGAGCGCCGGCCCGCAGCTCCGAAAGCGGAGGGCCAGGGTGCTTTCGGCGCTGCACTCGCTGAAGCCATGAAGCGAAAATAA
- the ubiA gene encoding 4-hydroxybenzoate octaprenyltransferase yields MQDTGEFNDRVSDAPSDNWVYRTLPPWLWPYAQLARWDRPIGWELLMWPCFWSATLASNAAIGQGLYSGSLLMSHLFLYFIGAVAMRGAGCTYNDLVDHEIDMEVARTRSRPLPSGRVTRGRAKIFIGIQALVGLFVLLQFNWFTVFLGLLSLGIVALYPYAKRFTDWPQFYLGLAFSWGALMGWAGILGGLSFAAILLYAASVAWTIGYDTIYAHQDKEDDELIGVRSTARLFGDKTRQWLIGLYGLTLVLMFAAFALAGANLIAFLALFGAAGMFAWQIIRLDINDPAQCLALFKSNNRVGLTIFAGLFFSLLFAIP; encoded by the coding sequence ATGCAAGATACCGGCGAGTTCAACGATCGCGTCTCCGACGCACCTTCCGATAACTGGGTTTACCGGACCCTGCCGCCATGGCTCTGGCCTTATGCGCAGCTTGCACGCTGGGATCGCCCGATCGGCTGGGAGCTCTTGATGTGGCCGTGCTTCTGGTCGGCCACGCTCGCCTCCAATGCGGCGATCGGCCAAGGGCTTTATTCCGGCAGCCTGCTGATGTCCCACCTTTTCCTCTATTTTATCGGTGCCGTCGCCATGCGCGGCGCCGGCTGTACCTATAACGATCTCGTCGATCACGAGATTGACATGGAAGTGGCGCGCACCCGTTCGCGTCCGCTGCCCTCGGGCCGCGTCACCCGCGGACGCGCGAAGATCTTCATCGGCATTCAGGCGCTGGTCGGCCTCTTCGTGCTCTTGCAGTTCAACTGGTTCACCGTCTTTCTCGGCCTGCTTTCGCTCGGCATCGTGGCACTTTATCCCTATGCCAAGCGCTTCACCGACTGGCCGCAATTTTATCTCGGCCTTGCCTTTTCCTGGGGCGCGCTGATGGGCTGGGCCGGCATTCTGGGCGGCCTCTCCTTTGCCGCCATCCTGCTTTATGCCGCCTCCGTCGCCTGGACGATCGGTTACGACACCATCTATGCACATCAGGACAAGGAGGATGACGAGCTGATCGGCGTGCGCTCCACCGCGCGTCTCTTCGGCGATAAGACGAGGCAATGGCTGATCGGCCTTTATGGGCTGACGCTGGTGCTGATGTTTGCTGCCTTCGCGCTCGCCGGCGCCAATCTCATCGCCTTTCTGGCCTTGTTCGGCGCGGCCGGCATGTTCGCCTGGCAGATTATCCGCCTTGATATCAACGATCCCGCCCAATGCCTGGCGCTCTTCAAGTCGAACAACCGCGTCGGCCTGACCATATTCGCCGGGCTGTTCTTTTCGCTGCTCTTTGCCATTCCCTGA
- a CDS encoding IS110 family transposase yields the protein MTDNSMICAGIDVGKSHLDIALHPGKARLRVTYDTAGLKALDAFLREHDVSRIGFEASGGYEWRLLAHLRAGKRPAARLQPAQLRFFAKSRLKRAKNDRLDAVLIALFTASLEQLPALPDARFDKLAAELTYLEQIEQQIALVKTFAETALSEAIKRRHLREVARLETCRKAHLLRLEKTVRDDCDLAQRLDLLISIKGIGLRSALCLIIRLPELGHASRAEIAALAGVAPYDDDSGKYHGRRRIQGGRERLRKSLFMCAFTATRHNPDLAAFYTRLRQNGKEHLCAVIAVARKLIVLANTILFRKTEWTPQHRKN from the coding sequence ATGACCGATAATAGCATGATCTGTGCCGGAATCGATGTCGGCAAAAGCCATCTCGACATTGCCCTCCATCCCGGTAAGGCAAGGCTGAGGGTCACGTACGACACCGCTGGCCTGAAGGCGCTTGACGCCTTTCTTCGAGAGCATGACGTCAGCCGCATCGGCTTCGAAGCCTCCGGCGGCTATGAATGGCGGCTGCTGGCGCATCTGCGGGCCGGCAAGCGGCCGGCGGCGCGTCTGCAGCCGGCGCAGTTGCGCTTCTTTGCCAAGAGCCGGCTCAAGCGGGCCAAGAACGATCGGCTCGATGCCGTGCTGATTGCGCTCTTCACGGCAAGTCTGGAGCAGTTGCCGGCGCTGCCGGACGCACGCTTCGACAAGTTGGCCGCCGAACTGACCTATCTGGAACAGATCGAGCAGCAGATCGCGCTGGTCAAGACCTTTGCCGAGACCGCCTTGTCGGAGGCGATCAAACGCCGCCACCTGCGCGAGGTCGCCCGCCTCGAAACCTGCCGCAAGGCCCATCTGCTGCGGCTCGAAAAGACGGTTCGCGACGATTGCGACTTGGCGCAACGGCTCGATCTGCTGATCTCCATCAAGGGGATCGGGCTGCGCAGCGCCCTGTGCTTGATCATTCGGCTGCCCGAACTCGGCCATGCCAGCCGCGCCGAGATCGCCGCCCTTGCCGGCGTCGCACCCTATGACGACGATAGCGGAAAGTATCATGGCAGACGCCGCATCCAGGGTGGTCGCGAACGCCTGCGAAAGAGCCTATTCATGTGCGCATTCACGGCAACCCGGCACAATCCGGATCTCGCCGCTTTCTACACGCGCTTGCGTCAGAACGGAAAGGAGCACCTGTGCGCCGTTATAGCCGTCGCCCGAAAACTCATCGTTCTCGCCAACACAATCCTCTTTCGAAAGACCGAATGGACGCCACAACACCGCAAGAATTAA
- a CDS encoding cyclopropane-fatty-acyl-phospholipid synthase family protein, with amino-acid sequence MASAFLSIVQQIIRKGSLKLTLANGETHVIGDGTGDLVVARLADQDAEDAIRRDPTMKLGEMYMQGRFILEQGNIYDFLSLVKQNTTNEIFDFKMAALLVGRIAWQQLKSRVPINRNKHNVAHHYDLSAKLFDLFLDEDWQYSCAYFNPPGISLDEAQLAKKRHIAAKLLLKPNQRILEIGSGWGGMGMYLAEATEGADFTGITLSEEQLKVSRLRAEKRGLSERVRFELQDYRTMTGRKFDRIVSVGMFEHVGIGNYGNFFRKVSDLLDHNGVMVLHSIGRPKPSFGTNAFIEKYIFPGGYIPSVGEVLPPLEKAGLLVKDVEILPMHYAYTLRHWRERFVARKAEAVALYDEQFFRMWEFYLAGSEMGFRWDELFILQIQIAKNQFAVPDNRNYIAENEAKLKEFEARRAPLEKVTF; translated from the coding sequence ATGGCGTCGGCTTTCTTATCGATCGTCCAGCAAATCATCCGCAAGGGTTCGTTGAAGCTTACCCTTGCCAACGGCGAGACCCACGTGATCGGCGACGGCACCGGCGACTTGGTGGTCGCCCGGCTTGCCGATCAGGATGCTGAAGACGCCATCCGCCGCGACCCGACGATGAAGCTCGGCGAGATGTACATGCAGGGCCGGTTCATTCTCGAACAGGGCAACATCTACGACTTCCTGTCGCTGGTGAAGCAGAACACCACCAACGAGATCTTCGACTTCAAGATGGCGGCGCTGCTCGTCGGCCGTATCGCCTGGCAGCAGCTGAAAAGCCGCGTGCCGATCAATCGTAACAAGCACAATGTCGCCCATCATTACGATCTCTCGGCCAAGCTCTTCGATCTTTTCCTCGACGAGGACTGGCAATATTCCTGCGCCTATTTCAACCCGCCGGGCATCAGTCTCGACGAGGCGCAACTCGCCAAGAAACGCCATATCGCAGCCAAGCTGCTGCTTAAGCCCAACCAGCGCATCCTGGAAATCGGCTCCGGCTGGGGCGGCATGGGCATGTATCTGGCGGAGGCGACGGAGGGAGCCGATTTCACCGGTATCACGCTGAGCGAAGAGCAGCTGAAGGTCTCCCGCTTACGCGCCGAGAAACGCGGTCTTTCCGAGCGGGTACGTTTCGAGCTGCAGGATTACCGCACCATGACGGGCAGGAAGTTCGACCGCATCGTCTCGGTCGGCATGTTCGAGCATGTCGGGATCGGCAACTACGGCAATTTCTTCCGCAAGGTCTCGGACCTGCTCGACCACAACGGCGTCATGGTGCTGCATTCGATCGGCCGTCCGAAGCCGAGCTTTGGCACCAATGCCTTCATCGAGAAATATATTTTTCCGGGCGGCTACATCCCTTCCGTCGGCGAGGTGCTGCCGCCGCTTGAAAAGGCCGGGCTGCTGGTCAAGGACGTCGAAATCCTGCCGATGCATTACGCCTATACGCTGCGCCACTGGCGCGAGCGTTTCGTGGCGCGCAAGGCTGAGGCGGTGGCCCTTTACGACGAACAGTTCTTCCGCATGTGGGAATTCTATCTCGCCGGTTCCGAAATGGGCTTCCGCTGGGATGAGCTGTTCATCCTGCAGATCCAGATCGCCAAGAACCAGTTCGCCGTTCCCGACAACCGCAACTACATCGCCGAGAATGAAGCCAAGCTGAAGGAATTCGAGGCGCGGCGGGCGCCGCTGGAAAAGGTGACGTTCTGA
- a CDS encoding DUF1217 domain-containing protein, producing the protein MITASLAYTILSKDMTSSLNKVASQATVKKDAQYYADNINKVKDVDDFLGDYKLYSYAMKAYGLEDMTYAKAFMKKVLESDLTDPNSYANKLSDTRYREFAAAFNFNAPEKDVQTDAQEDELIGLYKQSFVDADKAAATESTYYSNNIDSVQTVDDLVNNTRLRTYVLKAFKIDPTYASKDFLRQVLTSDLSDPTSVVNAQGGDKYKALAAQFSFNADGTVNGSAQTATQKASIIETYTLNNQSVIIDNSVGSDVVYVSKTAAEYNQAYYTAKIGTITNVDDLVADSRLTSYIKTAYSMGADFTAPALRMVLTDPGYAQLMGFTNVYNAFNFKADGTTSTTARAQTIAQSNKLKDAAASTANYYSVTSRSSSITNVDDLLADSVLARYIKDAYGLGSSFSNAELKSILTDSTYAAAQGHADLNADFNFQADGSINGSVIQTDAQRKSTTDKSAANATHFNSMIGNVTNVDDIMSDPVAVSYLRTSMQIADSVSDATLRSFLVDPSAASAQGYSDVHDLFNFKTDGSVATLYATQSAAQSASTASKADDAAVYYQATIAGISNVDQLLADRRLNNFIRNAYGIPSTVSDVDLRAILTDQSGTGTYADVAAAFNFKADGSLEDGMAAQTSAQITNTKIAATARTDDYSARMATISNVDDLIADPAITTFLKSTYNLPFDITDADLRSILTDATAAAAAGYSDLNADFNFAADGSLPVVSSIQTADQAQTTNDNYMARYDDERDEAIEEVADNYKSMMADSSSLLNFSDVKTVNDFLRTNRTADFTRSNDNLPDLYHVALQAFGLTDQDVPRSMMRKILTSDAYDPDGYIASLKDERITNLARAFNFGPDGKAAAPLQALPDATMAKYATDYKAHVTMLLKAGPVKDKASKDATAEVDYFAKGMAKVQSLDDFLADSRLTDLVLKANNLDPKDYDKATLKKIFTSDPDDKKSYLNTKADARFKDIVAAFNFDKDGNLTRAKIGAIQNKAAEDNTQELYLQQTLETQQGESNDGVRLALYFSRKASSITSIYSLLGDKALYQVITTAYSLPSQISGMDVAKQADLINRFVKLEDLQDPKKVDKLLRRFTAMYDVQNSTQQSPALQILTGGGTQQA; encoded by the coding sequence ATGATCACGGCCTCCCTCGCTTACACGATCCTGTCGAAGGACATGACGTCGAGCTTGAACAAGGTCGCCTCGCAGGCGACGGTCAAGAAGGATGCCCAGTATTACGCGGACAATATCAACAAGGTCAAAGACGTCGACGACTTTCTCGGCGATTACAAGCTCTACAGCTACGCCATGAAGGCCTATGGCCTTGAGGATATGACCTATGCCAAGGCCTTCATGAAGAAGGTGCTCGAAAGCGATCTAACGGACCCGAACAGCTACGCCAACAAGCTCTCCGATACGCGCTACCGTGAATTCGCGGCCGCCTTCAACTTCAATGCGCCCGAGAAGGACGTTCAGACCGACGCGCAGGAAGACGAGCTCATCGGCCTCTACAAGCAGTCCTTCGTCGATGCCGACAAGGCGGCGGCCACCGAGAGCACCTATTACAGCAACAATATCGACAGCGTGCAGACCGTCGACGACCTGGTCAACAACACCCGGCTGCGCACCTATGTGCTGAAGGCCTTCAAGATCGATCCCACCTATGCCTCGAAGGATTTCCTGCGGCAGGTGCTGACGAGCGATCTCAGCGACCCGACAAGTGTCGTGAACGCGCAGGGCGGCGACAAGTACAAGGCTCTTGCCGCCCAATTCAGCTTCAATGCCGACGGTACGGTCAACGGCAGCGCCCAGACCGCGACGCAGAAGGCGTCGATCATCGAGACCTATACGCTGAATAACCAGTCCGTCATCATCGACAATTCCGTCGGTTCCGATGTCGTCTATGTCAGCAAGACGGCGGCCGAATACAACCAGGCCTATTATACTGCCAAGATCGGCACGATCACCAATGTCGACGATCTCGTCGCCGACAGTCGTCTGACGTCCTATATCAAGACCGCCTACAGCATGGGCGCCGATTTCACCGCGCCGGCGCTGCGCATGGTGTTGACCGACCCCGGCTACGCCCAGCTGATGGGCTTCACCAATGTCTACAACGCCTTCAATTTCAAGGCCGACGGCACGACATCGACAACGGCGCGTGCACAGACGATCGCCCAGTCGAACAAGCTGAAGGACGCGGCGGCAAGCACCGCCAATTATTATAGCGTGACCTCGCGGTCGAGCAGCATCACCAATGTCGACGACCTGCTCGCCGACAGCGTTCTGGCACGCTATATCAAGGATGCCTACGGCCTCGGCAGCAGTTTCAGCAATGCCGAGCTGAAGAGCATTCTGACGGACTCGACCTATGCCGCCGCCCAGGGGCATGCCGATCTCAATGCCGACTTCAACTTCCAGGCTGACGGCTCGATCAACGGGTCGGTGATTCAGACCGACGCGCAGCGCAAGTCGACCACCGACAAATCGGCGGCGAACGCAACGCACTTCAACAGCATGATCGGCAATGTCACCAATGTCGACGACATCATGTCAGATCCCGTCGCCGTCAGCTATCTCAGAACCAGCATGCAGATCGCCGACAGCGTCTCCGACGCAACGCTGAGGAGCTTCCTCGTCGATCCCTCGGCGGCCAGCGCCCAGGGCTACAGCGACGTCCACGATCTGTTCAATTTCAAAACGGACGGCTCGGTCGCGACCCTCTATGCCACGCAGAGCGCGGCGCAAAGCGCCAGCACGGCAAGCAAGGCCGACGATGCCGCCGTCTATTACCAGGCAACCATCGCCGGCATCTCCAATGTCGACCAGCTGCTGGCCGACCGGCGGCTGAATAATTTCATCCGCAACGCTTACGGCATCCCCTCGACCGTCAGCGATGTCGATCTGCGCGCTATCCTGACCGATCAGAGCGGCACCGGCACCTATGCCGACGTCGCTGCCGCCTTCAACTTCAAGGCGGACGGTTCGCTCGAGGACGGCATGGCGGCACAGACGTCCGCCCAGATCACCAACACGAAAATTGCCGCCACGGCGCGCACGGACGACTATTCCGCCCGTATGGCGACGATCTCCAATGTCGATGATCTCATCGCCGATCCTGCAATCACCACCTTCCTGAAGAGCACCTACAATCTGCCGTTCGATATCACGGACGCCGATCTCAGGAGCATCCTGACTGATGCGACCGCCGCCGCCGCGGCCGGCTATTCCGACCTCAATGCCGATTTCAATTTTGCCGCCGACGGATCGCTTCCCGTCGTCAGCTCGATCCAGACCGCAGATCAGGCGCAGACCACCAACGACAACTACATGGCGCGCTATGACGACGAGCGCGACGAGGCGATCGAAGAAGTTGCCGACAATTACAAGAGCATGATGGCCGACAGCAGCAGCCTCTTGAACTTTTCCGACGTCAAGACCGTCAATGATTTCCTGCGCACCAATCGAACGGCCGATTTCACCAGGAGCAACGACAACCTGCCGGATCTCTATCATGTCGCGCTGCAGGCCTTCGGCTTGACCGATCAGGACGTGCCGCGCTCGATGATGCGCAAGATCCTGACGAGCGATGCCTACGATCCGGACGGCTATATCGCCTCGCTCAAGGACGAGCGAATTACCAATCTCGCCCGCGCCTTCAATTTCGGCCCCGACGGCAAGGCGGCCGCACCCCTCCAGGCGCTGCCCGACGCGACCATGGCCAAATACGCCACCGACTACAAGGCGCATGTGACCATGCTGCTGAAGGCCGGCCCGGTAAAGGACAAGGCATCGAAGGACGCAACCGCCGAGGTGGATTATTTCGCCAAGGGTATGGCGAAAGTGCAGTCGCTCGACGATTTCCTCGCTGACAGCCGCCTGACCGATCTGGTGTTGAAGGCGAACAACCTCGACCCGAAGGATTACGACAAGGCGACGCTGAAGAAGATCTTCACTTCCGATCCCGACGACAAGAAGAGCTACCTCAACACCAAGGCCGATGCGCGCTTCAAGGATATCGTCGCTGCCTTCAACTTCGACAAGGACGGCAATCTGACCCGTGCCAAGATCGGCGCCATCCAGAACAAGGCGGCCGAGGACAATACCCAGGAGCTCTACCTGCAGCAGACGCTGGAAACCCAGCAAGGCGAAAGCAACGACGGCGTCCGCCTGGCGCTCTATTTCAGCCGCAAAGCCTCCAGCATCACCTCAATCTATTCGCTCCTTGGCGACAAGGCGCTTTATCAGGTCATCACCACGGCTTACAGCCTGCCGTCACAGATATCGGGCATGGACGTCGCCAAACAGGCCGATCTCATTAATCGTTTCGTCAAGCTCGAGGACCTCCAGGATCCGAAGAAGGTGGACAAGCTGCTGCGGCGCTTCACCGCGATGTACGACGTCCAGAACAGCACCCAGCAGTCGCCGGCCCTGCAGATCCTGACCGGCGGCGGCACGCAGCAGGCGTAA
- a CDS encoding histidine phosphatase family protein, translating into MSSAFPEIYLVRHGETEWSLSGRHTGRSDIPLTANGEAAARKLAERLAGLSFPAVWSSPSARARNTCALAGFGADAVIRDELAEWDYGAYEGVTTKAILAERPGWQLFRDGCPNGETAADVGARADAVIHALRQAAAPILIFSSSHFLRVLAARWLGLPPQGGAHFVLDTASISVLGYEHDLTEPVIRRWNQR; encoded by the coding sequence ATGAGCAGTGCGTTTCCCGAAATATATCTGGTTCGACACGGTGAAACCGAATGGAGCCTGTCCGGGCGCCATACCGGGCGCAGCGATATTCCCTTGACGGCGAATGGTGAAGCCGCCGCTCGAAAACTTGCCGAGCGGCTGGCCGGCCTTTCCTTTCCCGCCGTCTGGTCGAGCCCGTCGGCGCGAGCCCGCAACACCTGCGCGCTCGCCGGCTTCGGAGCGGACGCGGTGATCCGCGACGAGCTCGCCGAATGGGACTATGGCGCCTATGAAGGTGTCACGACGAAGGCGATCCTGGCGGAACGTCCCGGCTGGCAGCTCTTTCGCGACGGCTGCCCGAACGGCGAAACGGCTGCCGATGTCGGTGCCCGCGCCGATGCCGTCATCCATGCGCTTCGCCAAGCGGCAGCGCCCATCCTGATCTTTTCCAGCTCGCATTTCCTGCGCGTGCTGGCCGCCCGCTGGCTCGGCCTGCCGCCGCAGGGTGGCGCGCATTTCGTGCTCGATACCGCCAGCATCAGCGTGCTCGGTTATGAGCACGACCTGACCGAGCCGGTCATCCGCCGCTGGAACCAGAGATAG